A segment of the Lolium perenne isolate Kyuss_39 chromosome 3, Kyuss_2.0, whole genome shotgun sequence genome:
CCTGCACTGAGGTGGTGAGCAGGTGCCCGTACCATGGCGATGATACCAGGTGTGTCATTTCCGAGCATCATGTCTGAAGCTAACCTGGCACCATGTCGTGTCTAGTTGCTATTCGTGTCTAGTGTGTTGAACTATGATCTTGTATGCCGTGTCTAGACCTATAATCGTGTCTGCAAAATGGTGTGTCGTGAACTTGTATTGTCTACGATCATTGCTACGTTCTCTGTCGTATGATTGTGTTCTTGCGTGTGTTGTTGATCGTTGCAACTAAACAGTACTGGCGCCGTTCTAGGATGCTACAAGGCCTGAAAACCGACCTACCAAATAGGTAGAGCCCACATCTCGACGGGGCCGAAAAAACTCTGTGCAGGTCACTAAAGAACGTGGTTTTTATTGCCCATGGCCCGTTTTGGACGCGCAGGAGGCTTCTTCCCACTATGTCAATGATGCAGGAAATAGCTACAGGTTACCAAACACGCCCGAACAGTTTCCGTAAATAGAGAAGCAGGTGCGAATAACTCTGTTCAAGCTTGATTCTCAAACCCAGCATAAAATTACAAGGTTTAGAAAAAATGACTTTGCCCGTTTATACTGCATCTTTAAATCGATGTGTGGACTTGGCCCTTTAGGTAATTGTCACATAAGTCTTCGATATAATGATGACTAACTGATAAAATTGCTAATTGGGTTATTCTCCACAACGGCATTAATAGGTGTACTATCTTACTGTCCGTTCAACCTCTCCCAAGTTGTTGGGTGTATGGTGTTGTATGATGCTACTTATTTTCGTCTCAAGAACTATATGTAGGTTCCTGGTATGGTCGTGACGTGGCTCCGTGGTGAGCATTGCTCTCCGTCTAAGGGCATCTTCAGTGGCACGACGGAAACGGATGTTGAGCGACCGTTTGTATCCGCGTggatcggaaatgcgtctggcaccctcaccagcggcgcgacgcaaagtgattgggccgtccgcggagacgcaaacctgccgcAAATATGCgttaggtttgcgtctctgcggacgctcggcggacgcgcaaagtgtccgctcgcttccccaccgggcccgtctggcagcgagtctgcatcgagggcatcgcttcggcGGTCAGCGCTTCGGCGTCTGCGTCGCAGCCTTCACCTTCAATGACGCGGCTGCCTGTTCTGcacgcgcactggcgggcggcggctgggcttctgcgccgccttcaatggcatcgtatcccgcgtGTGGCCGCCCTTAAAAGACCACCGGCCGCGTTCCTCCttcgcccacacctccactcgcaccaccaccgccgcagcgccatggggaagaagaacgaaTTCGAGGCCTCCAGCAGCGGCAGCAAGAGggtgccgctccccgtcacgCTGGGGAGGCTAATGCACGGAAAATGGATGCCGTGCGAGGCCTGGTCGGGCGTGCAactgcctggcggctggcggctcagctgccgccgggtgcccatccctccagtccctgcgcgcgagcctgaccggaccgcggagatccggcgaaggaggcAGTACTTgccgccggacctccgcgccgatccggcgtacACCATCGACTCCGACAGTTGGCGTACGTATCTGTTGACCGAGACGGATAAGAGAAGAAgggcgggcttcatgggcgacagggattttCCCTTCGGGGTTGCACCGCCGACTCGTCCACGAAGATAGGAGGCGCCGACGCGTCGTCAGTAGGCACCGACGCGCGCGCAGTACAACGACGATAACGACCACGGCGACCACGACGACGCCTACGCCGCctacgacgacgaggacgactacatcgaggcgctcgcgtaccataacgaggaggtgaaggacgacagcgacgactacgtcgcggccgtcttccacgaatggcagcaggccgcGGCGGAGGGCCGTGTTTTCgagttcccggagaacatgacggacgacgagatggcgaagctcggcgtcctcgtctccgagaacgacgcgcctgtgcagccgccgctgccccgctacgtcaccggcgtcatgccgccgggcctgtcggaggatgaagcccttcgactggcactacaggactcggcggcgccaaaaccgcagccctgggcgcctcctccaccgccgccacagccgcagccctgggcgcctcctccaccgccgccacaaccatatccctgggcgcctccaccgccgccacagccgcagctctgggcgcctccaccgccgccacaaccgcagctctgggcgcctccacctccagcaccgccggcgcgcccgacgtacgctcccccggatggcaactggccgtgggcgatacccggagctcatcgtgctcgatagcgacgaggagcagcagtaggcgttagggtttttttcttcatgttttttagctatgtaaattatgtttcatgtaTAAAAAAATGATTCGGGCAAAAAAAatacgtcgtgccgctggagccacccccgacgcaaacggatgcgCTGTCGATTTCAACCATTTCGGGCTGAAATGCGTTGAccggctggagatgccctaagtcgaATGTGTGAGATATCGGCAACAAAGCGACGCTCATGTACATGCAAACAATGCAGCAGGCAGTGTTTAATGTCTGAGTTCTAAGCTATACTCGCTGACACTTGATATATATCTTGGTATACTCTGTAACTTCGTACTTGCGTTCGCCccggctggagatgccctaagtcgaATGAGTGAGATATCGGCAACAAAGCGACACTCATGTACATGCAAACAAGGCAGCAGGCAGTGTTTAATGTCATATCTTGTACAGTAGCTGAGTTCTAAGCTATACTCGCTGACACTTATATATATCTTGGTATACTCTGTAACTTCGTACTTGCGTTTAATAAGAAAAGAGTAAAATACATGGTTAGTCATTGAACTTGAATAGCTTACTCGCTTTAGTCACTGTACTCTGAAATATGTAATTTACGATCATCGAATACGCGCGAGGGTTCCGTCGATGGTCACTGGCAGCGGTATAGCACTGTATTTGCTGACATGGCGTGCTGTGGATCCCACATGTCAGGTCTCCACTGTGTTTCACTTTGCAAACGAAACCTCAAATATAGTTTCCCCTCAACAGAAAGGTACTCATTAAATTCGGAAGAAAAAAACATCCTGGTAAAGTAGAATGTGTTGATCATACTAGCCAcccaccttcttcctcctctctctctctccacggATGCACGCCGGCGCGACGCCTAGCACCTCCTCTACCCCTCCCTAGTTGCGGTGCCGACCCCTCCTGCCCGTTGTCAGGCGCGGCGCTCACCCCCTCTTCTCCACCCCATCCATGTGCGGTGCGGGCGTGTCGCCTCCGCCGTGTACGACGTCGCCGATGGCGGCGAGAATGGAGCGCGAAGCCCGTTCTCGACCTCGACTATAAGCGAGGATCCCGAGCTCATCTGCCCGCCCGACGAAAGAGGAGGAGCCCTCTACCCTACGGTGCAGCCCTCCCCTCCCCTGCATCTTCCCGGCCGGCGGCGCCCCACCCCTGCCTTGCGATGGCCCGGACGCGACACCCAGCTAGTGGATGAAGCACCGGAGACGTCCGTCGGCTGCAGCTCCCTGCTGCTGCGCCGGAGCTTTGACGTGGTCGTCCCCTACGGCACGGCCCCACGCAAAAAGTCCCAACCCCTCTCCCGCCGGGCTCTCCAGGAGGACTCCCTGCCGCCGCTGAAGGCGACGACGACATTGCGCGTCCGAGGCGGCTCACGTCCGCTTCCTCAAGGATGAAGTGTTGAAGGATGGTGTCGACGCATCAATCGCGTCGGAGCTCGCCGTGGCATCTGACGCTGCCAAAATCCACCACCACCCATTCGCAGATCGtgagcggctggaggaggagggcTTCGAGCAGCAGTCGTTGCACCGCGGCGGTTGTGGGTCAGGGCCATGCGGAGAGAGGAGAGGCCGTGCACGACCGCGCAGGCAAACGAGGCGGTTCCGGGCGCAGCAGCAGGGCACATGGCTGGGGTCGTGGGGCAGCGGGGCAGAGAGCGGAGCCGCCCGAGGCCGGTGGCGGTGATGGCAGAGGAGGGAGGCTGGCGGAGACGGTGGTGCTCAGCCACACAAGCCTTTTTTTTATATCTTCTTTGTTTCCTCGACGTTGCGTTTCATCCCTTTTCTTTCTATTAAAAACTAGTCCCTGCAGATGGTACGGGGCTAATACGAGGCTCTACCACGACGAGTGACCGTAGATGAACCCTTGCGCGTATTCGGTGACCGTAAATTACGTATTTTGGAGTACAGTGACTAAATCGAGCAAGCGATTCAAGTTCAGTGACTAACCATGTATTTTACTCATAagaaaaagccgtgtgcatctattaATGCAGATGCAGAGGCTAAGGCGATGCTCCCAtatctaaaaaaaaaatcttGGTATACATCTGAGTGAGCATCTCTCACCGTGTCAGGTTCTGCTCCTCCATGCTATGTGCTCTGTGCTCATCAGGCCTAACCAAAACGTTGACAATCATACACAGCGAAACAACAAGATCAAGCTAATCTGTGCAAAAACGAGCAAAGTTTTCCATACATTCAGGTCAAATAACATTCAAAACACCCCCTCACAGCTCCACTATACAAGTTTCGTTCCAGCACAGCCCAAAACACACATCACCACCTCTTCTTGCGCCTTGTCGCCATATCTGAGCTCCTCTCCAAACTAAAAGGGGCGAAACCGCCCCGACATTGCCAAGGAGAAAAATAAATAGCAAAACTGGGGACACCGGTTTATTGCAGCTTTCTCCAGTCCCCGGTTAGTGCGGGTCCTCACCCTCCACCGCGTTCGCTCCGCGGCTTGAGTTCTCTTGGTTAGGTGAGGTTGACAGGCTCGCGTCGCCGGCTCTAGTATCCGAGCTATGGAGCGGCCTGTTTCGGAGAGTCCTAGGACGAATGTTGTTCCCCACGGGGAAAGGTTCCTGGAAAAGATGCATGAAACTCCAATGTCAATATTCAGATCATTAGATGAATCTGTTAGCAAGTGTTTAACTAATGGAACCATGAAACAGGTGCATAAGAATGATGCTAAGAGCGCAATGGCTCGTACCTGATCCCCTGCATTTGGTCCGTCCTTGTGGAAAAGTATAGGACGACACCATTTGTCTTCGGTCATCAGACTAGAATTCCGGAAATGGGAGATCAAATCGCTCCTGCCCTGGATTCTGCCATACGCAAGAGACGCCACCTTTTCGCTGTTGAACTTTTCCCATCTCTTGCCATTAAACGTCTGCACAAAAAGTTTGTCCCTCTCCAGTTAGCTGTTAACATACTTTCACTTGGAAAGAGCAAGTCATAGTAGCAAATCTCCTAAAGGATAAAAGCAAGACATAAAAAATGTGAAACACAATCAGAAACTCAAAActgatcccgggtgcatatgcacctggtatgtacaaaacatattttaAAAGGTTAAAAATTTAGGAAAACAATTTCGCATGTAGGGGGCATGTTCTATGTACGCACGTAAAGTTTCACATAAAACCGACATTTTTTGTGCCCTGTGTAAAAAAAGACAAAACATATCTCGAGAAATGgattattttagcaacaaaaaatTTCTTTTTACATAGGACACAAAACATGTCGGTTTTTGctaaaacaactttgtgagcatgtAACATGTCAAGATACACACGAGACTTTTTTTTGTATTTATTTAACATTTTTAAATATGTTCAAAATGCACCCAGGTGCAGAAACAGCCTGTCCGAAATACAATGCAATATTTAAGTACTATTCAAATGTATAAGCTTTCATGTTTATTATCTTGGAAGATATAATAAACTGGAAAGCTGGATATAGCTCTTCTTAGATTACTGGATATAGCTCTTAGTGTTAGCTAGTAAGGTCAGGGTGTACATACCTTGTAAAATGGAATTATGTGCTGCGGATCAGTCATGTTGATGAAAGCATACCCCACGTTGCATTTATTCTGAGGAAAGCAACCAGTCAGTGCCCAGAAATTCTACCGCAAACTCCAGACTTCATGCTGGGACAGTGAACATACCTTGAAGTCAATCGGAAGGTACACGAAATCATAGGTTCCGCGGTGGTTCTCGTCGATGACGGCCAGAAGAAGTTTACAGTTATACCTGTGGAATGAGCACATCAAGCGTGAGTCCACAGAAGAAAAACAGACCCTCAGTGACGTGAAAGAGAAAGGTGCAAACATACTTGTTAGGAATGTTCTTGATCATCAGCGTAGTGCGCGAGTCTTCGCCCTTCGCTATGCGGTCAATGTCGAGCTCAAACTGCCTCTTGTTTTCTGGCTGAACACTGTTTCCACCGTGTCTGTGGCTCCTCATGCGGTCATTCGTAGCATCATACGAAGCGGAAACCTGGACCATAGGGTTCCTTCCGTTGACTGCATGGCACATTTGTCGCAGCGATGGAAATCCAGCACCAGCAGGAGAGAACATGGTCTCCCTGTGATTTCCTCTGGCAGGTGGAAAGACACCAAGGTCTGATGGATACAGCTGAGGGCTACCAGGGAACCCTACGCTTCCAAGAGACCCTGGATGAACAGAGCACACGTTTTCAAAACTGCCTCCGTTGCTCGGAGCCGAACCCATGTGGTGTCTAGTGTTCAGTGTGTGTGGTGGCACACCGGGATAACCATGCATGCGCGCTGGGTGCTGCGGATTCGACCACATCATGGGAGGGGAGGGGCTTTGAGGAAAACCATTTGAATGATTCCTACTGTAGTGCTGTCCATGAAGGGGGAAACTTCCAACTCCGGCAACTCCAATTCCTGCAAAGTGAACTTTTATGTTGAGAAAGttcccaaaagaaaagaaaagaaaaatcttCAAAGTAGTCCATGCttcaacaagtttataacatggtaTACCAAAGCCTTAAAACAGTGCAAATGTGTAACATGATGTTGCTCTAGTGACGAAACTATTTGGTGTTATCAGTCACTGTGGAAAGCAGTGATTTTACAAATCCACATTAAGGTAAAAACAAAGGTTTATGGGTGACAAATGAAAAGCAGTCCAAGCCGAGAAGTTTAACCTCCAGTATACTGATTGAAGGAACGCCCATGGAGGCTATCGGAACCCACTTTCTGGAGATGACTGTAAtccactccatctcctctaaaacTAGCCCTCCTGCCACTTGATGTCATAGACTCGGAGCTATTACAGATGCTATTGTGACACTCCGGCAGTGAGTGTGGGTGGAACATATGCATTCCACGTCCAATGTTTCCTTGACCAAGTGACCCACCAAGTTCATTAATAGCAGCTTGATTATTGTACTGATGCGTAGGTTCTATTCTGATAGGCGATGACAACTTCTGAGGACCACTTGTACAGATGCCACGGGGTGATCTGTCCAGTTGCGGGCTAACTGgagaaaatatattttcctaaagAAGTAGCAGCCATATCAGCATGAAGACATTTGTATAGATGTCCAGTGCTAAGAAATTGAAGTCATAAAGTGAAGAGATCTTTAGGTATGTTTTAGCATGATAGCAGAACTAAGCATATGCTAAAACAGTCCACAGCTTCAACACAAACACTGCATCAAGCATGCGCATATTTTCATGTAGCTGTAATTTTTCTCAATTCAAGTTGAGAGGGTAGTACCGGTATAGAATCACAAACATCACAAACAACTAACCATATGTTGTGAGAGACAATACATAAAGATGCTAAATAAATCTAGGAAAACAAGACTCAACTTCATACCAATTTCTAATCAATCAGGTCATGATGATAAATGCCCTTTTTTTGAGAAATGCTTCTAGTTTCGAGGCGTAACCAAGCAAGCTCTAAACCAGTAGATGCAGAAATTACAAACTACTTAGTTACAAAAATACGGGAGTATAATCAGGTTTCTTGACTTGCAGATAAACATCCATGATAATAATCCTTCTAGTTTTCTAGACATAACCCTGGCCTCTGCATCAAGTGATGCACACAGCCTTTCTGAGCCCTTAACTAGTAGATACAGAAATTACAAAGAACTACAAAAATACATAAATATAACCGGGTTTCTTGACTTACAAATAAGCCTTGCAACATAACCTCTAAGAGCAGGACAGACATATTAAATTTGAGGTGAAAGGCATGCAATGCTGACACTACTTTCAGCACATGTCATGTCATTGAGTAGATTCTTGCATTGCATACAAGCAGGTTAATTTCACAGATTAAAAGAGGAACACACATGAACTATTCGCATGACTATCTGGTAACATGTTTACCTTATGAATGGAGAATTGTACATCAAGCTTCATCAACCCCAGAGGCTTGTCATGGAGTGCTCTCATTGCATTTTGGGCAGCTCTTATGTCATAGTAAGACACTATTACATACCCACGGTCCTTGCAGGTGTAGAGCTTATGTACGTCCCCATATTGCTGGAGTAAAGAAATACATTATATACAAGTTTAAAAGGGTAGTGTAAAATAAACTAAGTGAACTTCAAGACGTAAGAAGGAAAAAAGTGGAAAACCTGAAATAGAGCTCTTAGCTCAGAATCGACAATGCTTGCGTTAATGTTTCTGATAAAAAGAGTCCTTGAAGGGCATTTATTGACATAATCCTCGCCAGAAAATTGGCACTTCAAGGATCCTTCCCGATTTTTTGCAACTTTACTAATGGAATCATCACTCTCAAGCTCCATCCCTCCTCCAGTGCCGAATATATCTTCATCGGCATCATCCTGGTTGATGGACAGGCCAGCAAAATCAAAGCCATCGACAACGCCCGATATCAAATCATCATCGGTTGGTAGAAGATCaccaatagtttgagcttcaacTTCTTCCATGGACCCtagagattcatctccctcacagaTGAAGCCAAGTGTATCAGCAGACTGACCATGAACACCATGTGCCCTTATTCTCGCTGCAAAACGACAAGACAAAAGATCATCAAGGTAAACAAAAAATCAGTATACCATCTTGGATGCATAATACCTTCAAATTATCGTAAGACAACCAAGTTTCTTGCAAAAAATAAAATGTATAGTTGAGAGCAAAGCAAACTCACAGTTGCCACTAGCTGTTTCAGCAATATCCGTCTCTCTCGCAGACGAGCCAAGCCTAGATCCAGGAGTCGTGATCATATCACCCCAGGACATCGATGGTAAAGTCAAACCATTTCCTTGCCCCGTCAGTTTACCTATGCGAAGGATATCTAGGCCCCCAAAGCCTTGACCTCTTGAACGTTCCAGATCGCCTTCTGGATTTGCTCCCATTGGGTGTATCTTTTCAAGTTGAGAAGCAAAAGCTGAGTTGCTCCCTGCCATCAATGGAAACAATCAGTTCTTGAAGGGCCAtcaaatttatcatcatatcacaaAAGCTACAAAGCATGTGTTGAATGACAAGTTGAGTATGGCATTTATTTGCTAACTGCCTAGTTAGCCTCCCAACTAATTCCTACCAGACCGTCTTCAGCAAACATTCCATAAATGTTACTACACTGTAAGAAAAGAGCCCACTCATTCCCTGCCAAACCATACCACCCATATTTTTATGCACCAAAATGCTTACAAAAATCGGATGGATGCTTACACAATCTGGTACCCTGTCTAGTCCAGACTGGAATTCCTTGGAAAAGAAAACTTCACGACTAAATCGATGCAACAGCCTAGTCATTTTTCCGGTTTATAGCTAGTTAATTAGATTAGCCGCAAACAACTGGTGTGATACGTATCAGGCAGCATATCTCCACACAAACATGAGACACAGGTTTCCAAATTGTTAACCAAAGCATGAGTTGGATAAGGCAAGTTAGGTATGTATCCCTGTCTTCTTTAGTAGTGGATTTTACAGGAGCATCAACATTTCCAGCACTCTACCAACTACCAACACTGAGCACGAAGGAGAACCAGAATGTTTACATTAGGCCGCAGCCAGCATGAATTGGAAAGAGGACACCTAACTGGACAACTCCCAATCATGCATGCAAGAGTCAACAACAATAATCAAAGATTTTTCAAATGGAGGAGCATGGTACATACCTCTCTGATCCACCATTGACTCCGATTTCCAGAAACCAACCTGCCTCTGCATTAAGAGGAGCATGGGAACAAACGAATTATTTGGTGCAACTTCTACTACTATCCTGCATTATTCAACAACAGCAATCAAACCAAGCCTCTCTCATTTCCTTTTAGTTATCTGCTAACCTCTGGTGGGACGACGAGATCCTCAGAGAAGAACGAGGATGAGGAGTCGGCCGTCGGGCCGCTGAACGGGGACAGGTGCCCCCTGTCGATGACTCCAGATGCTATCACCATAGGTGATGCTGGGCTGGAGCTTTTTGTCGGCGTTTCTTGTTGCTTATTCACCTCAAGCCCTCAGACTGCCTGATCAGGAATTAGTTAGTGGAATAGTAAGGCAAAAGGAACAAGCAGAGAATGATGTACCCTGAAACAGAAAGCCCTAGTGCTTCAGAAACTGCACGCTTATTCGACATGCTTAAATTTGGATGTGCGGAACACAATGCCTTACAAGAAATAAATAGTCAACCAAATTCAAGAGATGCTACTGTTTTGCATATGAATTCATCCTAAAGTGAAACAGAAACCCCCCTCCTTTTTTCCTAATGTAGGACCATAGATAGCACCGTGTGACCCAAAATTTCGAAGCGAAGACAAACCTGTGAACCAACAAACTGGAAAAAGGAGTCGCAAAAAGGGGAAGGAAGAACTGGAACCGCTCCCCACCTCAAGAAACAGAAACCCTCCCCCTTTTCTAGAAGGAATCTAGCGAGAAAAGGTCAGAAATGGGAGGAGGAGGCCAAAAGGGTTAGTCAGCAGCGCCACGCCAAAATTAATGCTCCCCACTTTCTCAGTCGTAAAATTAAAAACAAAACAATTTTCGTCTTGTTGTACCTGGTAGATAGAAGTGGAACTATTTAATTGATGCAGTACTGCGCTTTTTTTTAAGAAATTTTATATACTGGATTAAACCAGTCCTAGTGGATGAGTAAGGCGGCCAAAAGATCCCCAAATTGTAGACAACATGGTCGGTCGGGTTCAGAGGGAGTAAAATAACGAGGTCTGTATGATTGTCTATGGCCAAGAAAATGGGGAAGAAACTGCAAATCGAACTGGGGAAGGAACTGCAAGCAAGCTTCAACTGCATCTAACTTTTCTTTCTGGAAAAGTGTTTGGTGAATCCACATTTGGGGCAGGACGGAAATAAAATCCAATTGAAAGCGACGGAccggagggagaaagaaaggaagAAATCAACTGAAGCAACTCACCACCACCCTGCCACCAGgaacaagaagaggaagaagctaTTGCCCCCAAAGCAGAGTCGAGTAACCGCGAAAACAAGAAAGCAGAGCCGAGTAGGGTTGATTGGACTAATGAGGGTAAGCATGCGGCGGCAGCTTATATGGTATGGTATGCTAGGGATGCTGCCATGAACTCGGAGGTAAACTAAGCCAAGCAGGGAGGAGCCGTGCAGGTTGCTTCTCCATCGCCGCAAGCTAAGAGGCAGGAAGGGGGTGGAGAGGAAGGAAGGGGATGCGCCTACGCGATTCCAAACCCCGTAATTACACTAGCCAAATCCATCTCCCTCAATCTCTCCTCTTCCCCCACACTGCAAGCAACCCTCCATGACCTTGCCGCCCCAAGCAAACTGCTTATCTCGAGCTTAAAACACGGATCACGCGCGAACCGGGGAGGGGGGAGGAGTGCGGGGGTTACCTACGCTTCCGATCTGTGTCTCCCACCCCATGCGGCAGCGGGGCTCGCCGGGGGTTGCCGCCGGAGTTGGGGGAGGGCACTGCTCTcttgttttcttcttcttctttataTTTGCAGCCAGCCGCTTCgggaaatatggagaagaaaaaacAGTAACGGACGGGCTTTGGGGGAGAAAAGAGAAGAAGACTTCGCGCTCGCCTTCCCCCAAAAACAACACACCGCGCTTGCTTGTGTAGGGTGGATGTGTGTGCGCGTAGCAATATCAAAAAATATTTTAATCTTTTTTTACAAAGAAAAGGATATTTCTATTGCAGTACCTAATAATTAATATAATAATACTTTTGCCATGGTTACATTTATGCTAGCCTAGGAAGAAAAAAAAAGGCTAGAGACGACACAAGTCAACTGATACATGCAAAAAAGGCCCATTAACAGAAGAATACAACCCTGCTAGGGATACAACATTGTGTATGGATATTGATTATACACGTCGTCTTAGTGTCCTAAGAACATGTATGTGCGATATCATCATCTTGCAATACACTTGACGTGCAAATCGCAGCATAGAAATGACCCTACGAAAACATAGTGTGTGTCGACCAGAAATATGAGAAGGATATATAATGCTTTTGGTTCGCGTCATGATAGGTTAACTTTTGCGCCGAGAGCAAAAGGCTAGAGACGGTGTGAGAAACTGATATAGAGAAAACTCTATATTACGAGAACATGGGATGTGGCTTGGGACACAAACCACTCTATTTTGTTCCTTTTTGGGCAAGAAATAATTTTAACTAGGAATTGCTCCATGGATATGTGGTCTATCTCTCTTGATGCAACAAAAAAAGAGAACTATATATAAGGGAGTTGTATATCTCTATTAATTAATAAACTTGACTTCAAAACAAATATCACGCGCAAATTGGGGAGAGAAGAGTATGTCATGTTTGCGCATAGTGATTTCACACATCATTCACACACACAAAATTAGCTACGAAAAGCTATATATTGTCTTCCTCTTACGGATAAGACAATATCAGAATTTTAAGAGTAACACTAATAACATGACAAAAGATAGATTACGTTTACGCCTGTATCGTGCCAGATTGGTTACATTTGTTACCTGGAGGAAGAAAACAAAAGCTAGAGACGACATGAGTCGAACGTTACGGGCAAAATGACTCATCACAATAAAATACAACATGGCTAGCGAAACACCACAGTGTGTGCTCGTAGCAATTTCACACACACATTGCTCTCGTGTTCTAATAACACAATTGATTATCGTCGTCTTATCTACTACATTTGATGACCAAAGCTTAACGTGGAAATGAGCTGGCAAAAACATATTGTGTGTACCAAATGCTACGACAAAGCTAGGGTCGATGAAACATGTCCGTAGGACGCATAATATTCTATGCATGTGCCATGTCAGCACACAAAAGGCGAGAGATGATGTGAAGAAAGTGGTACGGAGGAAACACCACAACGAGAAGATGCAATGCAGCTCAGTACCTTTTTGTTCCTCCTTGGGCCACAATCCTTGTTCGGACTTGAGAACTAACCCTCTCCTTTTCTTCCCTCCCCCTCTCTATCTCGCACAACTATCTCTTTATTGCAATATGTTGCTCTGTCTAAAAAATTTGATTAGGATGGAAACTCTCCCACTAACAAAAGAACACCATATGCCCATTAGCGGTTCTAGAAATTTATGGT
Coding sequences within it:
- the LOC127341654 gene encoding protein MEI2-like 3, with amino-acid sequence MVIASGVIDRGHLSPFSGPTADSSSSFFSEDLVVPPERQVGFWKSESMVDQRGSNSAFASQLEKIHPMGANPEGDLERSRGQGFGGLDILRIGKLTGQGNGLTLPSMSWGDMITTPGSRLGSSARETDIAETASGNSRIRAHGVHGQSADTLGFICEGDESLGSMEEVEAQTIGDLLPTDDDLISGVVDGFDFAGLSINQDDADEDIFGTGGGMELESDDSISKVAKNREGSLKCQFSGEDYVNKCPSRTLFIRNINASIVDSELRALFQQYGDVHKLYTCKDRGYVIVSYYDIRAAQNAMRALHDKPLGLMKLDVQFSIHKENIFSPVSPQLDRSPRGICTSGPQKLSSPIRIEPTHQYNNQAAINELGGSLGQGNIGRGMHMFHPHSLPECHNSICNSSESMTSSGRRASFRGDGVDYSHLQKVGSDSLHGRSFNQYTGGIGVAGVGSFPLHGQHYSRNHSNGFPQSPSPPMMWSNPQHPARMHGYPGVPPHTLNTRHHMGSAPSNGGSFENVCSVHPGSLGSVGFPGSPQLYPSDLGVFPPARGNHRETMFSPAGAGFPSLRQMCHAVNGRNPMVQVSASYDATNDRMRSHRHGGNSVQPENKRQFELDIDRIAKGEDSRTTLMIKNIPNKYNCKLLLAVIDENHRGTYDFVYLPIDFKNKCNVGYAFINMTDPQHIIPFYKTFNGKRWEKFNSEKVASLAYGRIQGRSDLISHFRNSSLMTEDKWCRPILFHKDGPNAGDQEPFPVGNNIRPRTLRNRPLHSSDTRAGDASLSTSPNQENSSRGANAVEGEDPH